Proteins encoded together in one Synechococcus sp. BL107 window:
- a CDS encoding 7-carboxy-7-deazaguanine synthase QueE, with product MSDARSIPVVETFHSLQGEGHHCGRSAFFIRLAGCNVGCAWCDTKHSWPMASHAKQDVDGLARQARQAKDAGAAFVVITGGEPLHHNLQPLTDALDRICGLPIHLETSGVDQLSGRFDWVTLSPKRHRPPQQALLSRCDELKVVVLDTDDVSFAHAMANDTSTATHLLVQPVWDSETAQDLAIHHVQQHPRWRLSLQSHKFLQIR from the coding sequence ATGAGTGATGCAAGGTCCATCCCCGTGGTGGAAACCTTCCATTCCCTTCAGGGAGAAGGCCATCACTGCGGCCGTAGTGCCTTTTTCATTCGCTTGGCTGGTTGCAATGTGGGCTGTGCTTGGTGCGACACCAAGCATTCCTGGCCGATGGCCAGCCATGCCAAACAAGATGTCGACGGTCTCGCCAGACAAGCAAGACAAGCCAAAGACGCCGGCGCAGCCTTTGTGGTGATCACCGGGGGCGAGCCCCTTCATCACAATCTTCAACCGTTAACGGATGCCCTGGATCGCATCTGTGGGTTGCCAATCCATCTCGAAACCAGTGGTGTGGACCAGCTCAGCGGACGCTTCGATTGGGTCACCCTGTCGCCAAAGCGACATCGCCCGCCGCAACAGGCGTTGCTATCACGCTGCGATGAATTGAAAGTTGTGGTTCTGGACACCGACGATGTGAGCTTTGCCCACGCCATGGCCAACGACACATCCACAGCCACCCACCTGCTTGTGCAGCCGGTTTGGGACAGCGAAACGGCCCAAGACCTAGCGATTCACCACGTTCAACAACATCCCCGCTGGCGCCTGAGCCTTCAAAGCCACAAGTTTCTCCAAATCCGCTGA
- a CDS encoding HAD-IIB family hydrolase has translation MTNTIATPHWWVVTDLDGTLMDHHYDWSPAEPAIRRLQAAGIPVIPCTSKTAEEVIRFREQLDLHDPFIVENGGAIHGESSTGQPWGLPLGPGWAELKPQLSALELELGEPLRALDELTDAEGERLLGLQGDVLRQAQRRCCSVPFVPPSADVRLRLEALVEQRGLTVVQGNRMGHLLGPGISKGNALHVLKQHLNQPDVAVLALGDSPNDLPLLEAADLAVVVPGVEGPHPLLLPGLTSGRFQLAGAAHGAGWAEAVQRLLPPLSNKSCQSP, from the coding sequence ATGACCAATACAATCGCGACCCCACACTGGTGGGTGGTGACTGATTTAGATGGCACCCTGATGGACCATCACTACGACTGGTCCCCTGCGGAACCAGCCATACGGCGTTTGCAAGCGGCAGGTATACCTGTGATCCCCTGCACCAGCAAAACGGCTGAGGAGGTGATTCGATTTCGAGAGCAGCTGGATCTTCATGACCCATTCATCGTCGAGAACGGTGGTGCGATCCATGGCGAGTCGTCAACTGGTCAGCCTTGGGGGTTACCCCTTGGTCCTGGCTGGGCGGAGCTCAAGCCTCAGCTTTCTGCCTTGGAATTGGAGTTAGGAGAGCCGTTGCGGGCCCTCGACGAGCTCACCGATGCCGAGGGTGAACGGCTGCTCGGGCTTCAGGGAGATGTCCTCCGTCAGGCGCAGCGGCGATGTTGCAGCGTGCCTTTTGTGCCTCCCTCCGCTGACGTGCGCCTGCGGCTGGAGGCGTTAGTGGAACAACGGGGTCTCACGGTGGTGCAGGGCAACCGCATGGGGCATTTGTTGGGGCCAGGGATTAGTAAAGGGAACGCCTTGCACGTGTTGAAGCAGCACTTGAACCAACCTGATGTGGCGGTTTTGGCCCTAGGCGATTCCCCGAATGACCTTCCCTTGCTTGAGGCCGCAGATTTGGCGGTGGTGGTTCCTGGTGTTGAAGGGCCCCATCCCCTGCTCTTGCCAGGTTTAACCAGCGGTCGCTTTCAGTTGGCAGGAGCAGCCCATGGCGCGGGCTGGGCTGAGGCGGTTCAGCGGTTGCTGCCACCCTTGTCCAACAAAAGCTGCCAGAGCCCTTGA
- a CDS encoding alpha-amylase family glycosyl hydrolase, giving the protein MQPSSDETLRTLLSDLYRGDSPGDLEKLSSQLLQILSQSSEDHDVPIGSSRWRRDDAVLITYANTVADDATFGLQSLRGLVNRHLEPFARVIHVLPFLKSTSDGGFAVSSYQTIQQEYGDWSDLSALAEGRRLMADLVLNHVSASHPWVQQFLRNEQPGESCVLEASPDPCWHDVVRPRSSALFTQLSGPNGRRQVWTTFGPDQVDLDWHHPQVLLGFIELLNRLLSHGVRWIRLDAVGFVWKEPNTSCIHLPQAHRLVQVLRYLLDRHSPDGVVVTETNVPEQENLSYLRNGQEAHLAYNFPLPPLLLEAAMSGRADLLNAWLTRWPQLPNQTGLLNFTACHDGVGLRSLEGLMADQRVLQLLMGCERRGGLISHRRLSNGEEVPYEINISWWSAMADGGIDPGHHQRSRFLLTQLLVMVLPGIPAFYLPALLATPNDLARFRRTGHRRDLNRPQFRLEALERRLQDPDADATNVLAALRHALEVRSSQPALHPDATMTVLSSDRSDLVILKRSRDGDIPLYAVHNITSNRLTLSLAQLRAESDGGFVDCLSRQSFTAQEQPSIEPYAVHWLVTR; this is encoded by the coding sequence ATGCAGCCCTCAAGCGATGAAACGCTGCGGACTCTTCTCAGTGATCTCTACCGAGGTGATTCTCCAGGTGATCTCGAGAAGTTGTCGTCGCAATTGCTGCAGATTCTGAGCCAATCGTCAGAGGATCATGACGTTCCAATCGGGTCGTCCCGATGGAGAAGGGATGATGCTGTGTTGATTACCTACGCGAATACTGTTGCGGATGATGCAACTTTTGGACTGCAAAGTCTTCGTGGTTTGGTGAATCGCCACTTGGAGCCATTTGCTCGGGTGATTCATGTTTTGCCATTTCTAAAGTCAACGAGTGATGGCGGTTTTGCTGTCTCGAGTTATCAGACGATTCAGCAAGAGTACGGAGACTGGTCGGATCTCAGTGCCTTGGCTGAGGGACGTCGCTTGATGGCTGATCTTGTTCTTAATCATGTTTCTGCTTCTCATCCCTGGGTGCAGCAGTTCCTCCGAAACGAGCAGCCTGGCGAATCGTGTGTGCTGGAAGCGAGTCCAGATCCTTGCTGGCACGATGTGGTTCGTCCGCGTAGTTCCGCCTTATTTACACAGCTCAGTGGTCCCAATGGGCGCCGTCAGGTTTGGACCACGTTTGGTCCTGATCAGGTGGATTTGGATTGGCACCACCCTCAAGTTCTCCTCGGTTTCATCGAGTTGTTGAATCGATTGCTGAGCCACGGGGTGCGTTGGATTCGACTCGATGCTGTGGGTTTTGTTTGGAAGGAGCCCAACACAAGCTGCATCCATTTGCCGCAGGCTCATCGTCTTGTGCAGGTGTTGCGTTACCTGCTGGATCGCCATAGTCCTGATGGGGTTGTGGTTACAGAAACCAACGTTCCTGAACAGGAAAATCTCTCCTATTTGCGCAATGGCCAAGAGGCGCATTTGGCTTACAACTTTCCTCTTCCGCCGCTGTTGTTGGAGGCAGCAATGAGTGGCCGAGCTGATCTGCTCAATGCTTGGTTAACCCGTTGGCCCCAATTGCCGAACCAGACCGGACTGTTGAATTTCACCGCTTGTCATGACGGCGTCGGCTTACGGTCACTTGAGGGGCTGATGGCTGATCAACGTGTCCTTCAGCTCCTAATGGGTTGCGAGCGTCGAGGCGGTTTGATCAGCCATCGACGTCTTAGCAATGGTGAGGAGGTTCCTTATGAAATCAATATCAGTTGGTGGAGTGCCATGGCCGATGGTGGGATCGATCCTGGCCATCATCAGCGTTCTCGATTTTTGCTGACCCAACTCTTGGTGATGGTTTTGCCGGGGATCCCAGCGTTTTATCTCCCTGCTCTTTTGGCCACCCCCAATGATTTGGCACGGTTCCGGCGTACCGGTCATCGGAGAGATCTCAACCGTCCTCAGTTCAGATTGGAAGCGTTGGAGCGTCGTCTTCAGGATCCTGATGCGGATGCCACCAATGTGTTGGCTGCCTTACGTCATGCCCTGGAGGTTCGTTCGTCGCAACCGGCACTTCACCCCGATGCGACGATGACGGTGCTCAGTTCAGACCGATCCGACCTCGTGATCTTGAAGCGTTCAAGAGATGGCGACATCCCTCTCTACGCCGTGCATAACATCACCTCGAATCGGTTGACGTTGTCGTTGGCTCAGCTGCGTGCCGAGTCCGATGGTGGTTTTGTGGATTGCCTGAGTCGGCAGTCGTTTACGGCTCAAGAGCAACCCTCCATCGAACCCTATGCCGTGCACTGGTTGGTGACGCGATGA
- a CDS encoding CTP synthase: MAKFVFITGGVVSSIGKGIVAASLGRLLKSRGYNVSILKLDPYLNVDPGTMSPFQHGEVFVTEDGAETDLDLGHYERFTDTAMSRLNSVTTGSIYQSVINKERRGAYNGGTVQVIPHITGEIRERIHRVAANSGADVVITEIGGTVGDIESLPFLEAIREFRGDVGRQDLAYIHVTLLPFIGTSGELKTKPTQHSVKELRSIGIQPDVLVCRSDREINEDLKRKIGGFCGVPNRAVIPSLDADTIYAVPLTLEEGGLCREVLDVLQLTDHESDMTAWSQLVHNLRNPGPSVKVALVGKYVQLNDAYLSVVEALRHACIAQDASLDLHWVCAEQIETDGADALLRGMDAVVVPGGFGNRGVDGKIAAIRWAREQRVPFLGLCLGMQTAVIEWARNQAGLPEATSEELDPSTPHPVIHLLPEQQDVVDLGGTMRLGVYPCRIAPDTLAERLYGEQVVYERHRHRFEFNNAYRNLFLEAGYVVSGTSPDGRLVELIELKGHPFFTACQYHPEFLSRPGRPHPLFRGLIEAAQQRLPDSPAQAIRNQGEVTTP; encoded by the coding sequence ATGGCCAAGTTCGTCTTCATCACCGGTGGTGTCGTTTCAAGCATCGGCAAGGGGATTGTGGCCGCCAGCCTCGGCCGACTGCTGAAGTCGCGTGGCTACAACGTCTCGATCCTGAAGTTGGACCCATACCTGAACGTGGATCCAGGAACGATGAGCCCCTTTCAGCATGGAGAGGTGTTTGTCACCGAGGACGGCGCCGAAACAGACCTTGACCTGGGTCACTACGAACGCTTTACCGACACCGCCATGTCGCGGCTCAACAGCGTGACCACCGGTTCGATCTACCAATCGGTGATCAACAAAGAGCGGCGTGGTGCCTACAACGGCGGCACCGTACAGGTGATCCCTCACATCACCGGAGAAATCCGCGAAAGGATTCATCGCGTAGCCGCGAATAGCGGCGCCGATGTGGTGATCACAGAAATTGGCGGCACCGTTGGCGACATTGAGTCGTTGCCCTTCCTCGAGGCCATCCGTGAGTTCCGAGGCGATGTTGGCCGCCAAGACCTGGCCTACATCCACGTGACCCTCCTGCCATTTATCGGCACCTCAGGAGAGCTCAAAACAAAGCCCACTCAGCATTCCGTGAAGGAGTTGCGTTCGATCGGCATCCAACCCGACGTGCTGGTATGCCGCAGTGACCGGGAGATCAATGAAGATCTCAAACGCAAAATTGGCGGCTTCTGCGGCGTGCCAAACCGGGCCGTGATTCCCTCCCTTGATGCAGACACCATCTACGCAGTGCCCCTCACCCTCGAGGAAGGGGGTTTATGCCGCGAAGTCCTGGATGTTCTTCAGCTGACGGATCATGAGAGCGATATGACGGCTTGGTCGCAGTTGGTGCACAACCTGCGCAATCCCGGTCCATCCGTCAAAGTCGCACTCGTCGGCAAGTACGTCCAACTCAACGACGCCTATCTCTCAGTCGTCGAAGCGCTGCGCCACGCCTGCATTGCCCAAGACGCCTCGCTCGATCTTCATTGGGTGTGTGCAGAACAGATCGAAACCGACGGTGCCGACGCCCTCCTGCGAGGCATGGATGCGGTGGTGGTGCCGGGGGGCTTTGGCAACCGGGGTGTAGACGGGAAAATTGCAGCGATCCGCTGGGCTCGCGAACAGCGTGTGCCCTTCCTTGGCCTCTGCCTCGGGATGCAAACGGCCGTGATCGAATGGGCCCGCAATCAAGCTGGGCTTCCCGAAGCCACCAGTGAAGAGCTCGACCCCAGCACCCCACACCCGGTGATTCATCTTCTGCCGGAGCAGCAGGACGTCGTCGACCTCGGCGGCACCATGCGACTCGGGGTTTACCCCTGTCGGATTGCTCCCGACACCCTGGCGGAGCGGCTCTATGGCGAACAGGTGGTGTATGAGCGCCACCGCCATCGTTTCGAGTTCAACAACGCTTACCGCAACCTTTTCTTGGAAGCGGGCTACGTGGTGAGTGGAACCTCCCCGGATGGTCGGCTTGTGGAATTAATTGAACTCAAGGGTCATCCCTTCTTCACCGCCTGCCAATACCACCCGGAATTTTTGTCACGGCCTGGTCGCCCCCACCCCCTGTTCCGGGGCCTGATCGAAGCCGCCCAACAACGCTTACCCGATTCACCCGCCCAGGCGATCCGTAACCAAGGAGAAGTCACCACTCCATGA
- a CDS encoding aminotransferase class IV codes for MPVTIAWIDGRWGDPDDLQLPLSDRGLQLADGLFETILVLNGTAQLLPEHLARWIASAELLGMDPPPFQQDLSGLIDEAIVKSELHQASGALRLNWSRGSGQGRGIGIANLNHHRFWLTLTPCSMHFLPIRTITSRLERRNRDSMSSRCKTFAYTAAIQARREAERAGADDALLHNTQGELCCGTVANLLVHREGRWITPPLSSGCLPGVMRARALSLGIAMEADVGGTLQSSDQGLLINSLSCRPIKTHDNQSLTAPSSAQGLWQLLLDKGGSNR; via the coding sequence ATGCCAGTGACGATTGCTTGGATCGACGGACGTTGGGGGGACCCCGACGACCTGCAACTTCCGCTGAGTGATCGAGGCCTGCAACTCGCGGATGGCCTCTTCGAAACCATCTTGGTTCTAAATGGAACAGCGCAATTGCTACCTGAACATCTTGCGCGATGGATTGCGAGCGCTGAGCTACTGGGAATGGACCCACCGCCATTCCAACAGGATCTCAGCGGCCTGATCGATGAAGCGATTGTGAAAAGCGAACTGCATCAGGCCAGTGGAGCCCTGCGGTTGAACTGGAGCCGCGGCTCCGGGCAGGGGCGAGGCATTGGCATAGCCAACCTCAACCACCATCGTTTTTGGCTCACCCTCACCCCTTGCAGCATGCATTTTCTACCCATCCGAACGATCACAAGTCGGCTCGAACGTCGCAATCGCGACAGCATGAGTAGTCGATGCAAAACCTTCGCCTACACCGCTGCGATCCAAGCTCGCCGCGAAGCCGAACGCGCTGGAGCCGATGACGCCCTGCTGCACAACACCCAAGGCGAACTGTGTTGTGGAACCGTCGCCAACTTGTTGGTGCACCGCGAGGGGAGATGGATCACTCCTCCTTTGAGCAGCGGCTGCCTTCCTGGGGTAATGCGAGCCCGCGCCCTCAGCCTTGGCATCGCGATGGAAGCCGATGTGGGGGGGACTCTGCAAAGCAGTGATCAGGGCCTTCTGATCAACAGCCTCAGCTGCAGGCCAATCAAAACCCACGACAACCAATCCCTCACAGCACCGAGTTCAGCTCAAGGGCTCTGGCAGCTTTTGTTGGACAAGGGTGGCAGCAACCGCTGA
- a CDS encoding anthranilate synthase component I family protein, with protein sequence MNRLHRQKIPWRAPVMVATQLAALYGEEGLIWLDGDGSALGRWVTLGVTPVETVCCRGRPGEPGASNPFEALRHLEDGHWTGWLSYEAAAWSEPGNVWCADAMPSLWIARHDPILRFDLQNQHLWIEGTNPSTMTALLDSLATAPTTINPTAPPIALDAWTHHTDRSDFANGVRRIRDLIAAGDLFQANLTACCSTSWPSNTSALELFHRIRERCPAPFAGLVITENHDALLSSSPERFVSVDCSGRVQTRPIKGTRPRHSDPERDADLAAELICSDKDRAENVMVVDLLRNDLGRVCTPGSIQVPQLVGLESYASVHHLTSVVEGQLRDELNWVDLLEASWPGGSISGAPKLRACQRLQELEPTSRGPYCGSLIHIDWDGRFDSNILIRSLIRSGHTLRAHAGCGIVADSDPEGEADELNWKLQPLLEALACQ encoded by the coding sequence ATGAATAGGTTGCACCGCCAAAAGATTCCCTGGCGCGCACCCGTGATGGTGGCCACGCAACTGGCGGCCCTCTACGGGGAAGAAGGCCTGATCTGGCTGGATGGAGACGGCAGTGCCCTGGGCCGTTGGGTCACCCTTGGAGTGACTCCGGTGGAAACCGTTTGCTGCCGAGGACGTCCGGGAGAGCCAGGGGCAAGCAATCCATTCGAAGCGCTACGACACCTCGAGGATGGTCACTGGACCGGATGGCTCAGCTATGAAGCTGCCGCCTGGTCAGAACCCGGCAATGTCTGGTGTGCCGATGCCATGCCAAGCCTTTGGATTGCAAGGCATGACCCAATTCTTCGTTTCGATCTCCAAAACCAGCACCTCTGGATCGAAGGAACCAACCCCAGCACCATGACGGCCTTGCTGGATTCACTTGCCACAGCGCCCACCACGATCAATCCAACTGCACCTCCCATTGCCCTTGATGCTTGGACACATCACACCGATCGCAGCGATTTTGCCAATGGCGTTCGGCGGATTCGCGATCTGATCGCCGCGGGTGATCTCTTCCAAGCCAATCTCACCGCCTGCTGCAGCACGAGCTGGCCATCCAACACCAGTGCATTGGAGCTGTTTCACCGGATTCGAGAACGCTGCCCAGCGCCGTTCGCTGGCCTGGTGATCACCGAAAACCATGACGCATTGCTCTCCTCATCTCCAGAACGATTTGTCTCCGTGGATTGCTCAGGCCGTGTCCAAACCCGTCCGATCAAAGGCACCCGACCCCGGCACAGCGATCCCGAGCGTGATGCCGATCTGGCCGCTGAATTGATCTGCAGCGACAAAGATCGAGCCGAGAACGTGATGGTTGTCGACCTGCTTCGTAATGACCTGGGCCGCGTCTGCACGCCCGGCTCCATCCAGGTACCTCAACTCGTGGGATTGGAGAGCTACGCCTCCGTTCATCACCTCACCTCTGTCGTGGAGGGGCAGCTACGGGATGAACTGAATTGGGTTGATCTCCTGGAAGCGAGCTGGCCAGGTGGGTCGATCAGTGGAGCACCAAAACTGCGGGCCTGCCAGCGCTTGCAGGAACTGGAGCCCACGAGCCGCGGCCCGTACTGCGGGTCGTTGATTCATATCGATTGGGATGGCCGCTTCGACAGCAACATCCTGATTCGATCCCTCATCCGATCAGGCCACACCCTGAGAGCCCATGCTGGCTGCGGGATCGTTGCCGACTCAGATCCAGAAGGCGAAGCTGACGAACTGAATTGGAAGTTGCAACCTCTGCTGGAGGCTCTGGCATGCCAGTGA
- the queC gene encoding 7-cyano-7-deazaguanine synthase QueC encodes MAQRTAIALLSGGLDSATAAALAQESGDRVIGLSFDYGQRHRRELKAAAKVAAHLNLAEHHQVDVNLGAWGGSALTDPNQTVPTSGVEEGVIPVTYVPGRNTVFIAIGLSLAEARGAERLVLGVNAVDYSGYPDCRPDYLDAFQSLASLSSKAGREGHGPQLWAPLVEWSKTKIVDEALRLGVPINETWSCYSGGNRPCGVCDSCRIRDSALREAGRPDLCSNAQG; translated from the coding sequence ATGGCCCAACGCACCGCAATTGCCTTGCTTTCCGGCGGACTGGATTCCGCCACAGCTGCCGCGCTAGCTCAGGAGAGCGGTGATCGTGTCATCGGACTGTCCTTCGATTACGGACAACGTCATCGGCGTGAACTCAAAGCTGCCGCCAAAGTGGCCGCCCATCTCAACTTGGCCGAACATCATCAAGTGGATGTGAATCTCGGAGCGTGGGGAGGCTCCGCCCTCACAGATCCAAACCAAACCGTTCCCACCAGTGGAGTGGAAGAGGGTGTCATCCCCGTGACCTACGTCCCTGGACGCAACACGGTCTTCATTGCGATCGGGCTCAGCCTTGCCGAAGCACGAGGGGCAGAACGGTTGGTGCTTGGCGTGAATGCCGTTGACTACTCCGGCTATCCCGACTGCCGTCCTGATTACCTCGACGCTTTTCAAAGCTTGGCCAGCCTGTCCAGCAAAGCTGGACGGGAAGGGCATGGACCTCAACTCTGGGCTCCACTGGTGGAGTGGAGCAAAACCAAAATCGTGGACGAAGCACTCCGCCTGGGGGTCCCCATCAATGAAACGTGGAGTTGCTACAGCGGCGGCAACCGTCCCTGCGGCGTCTGCGACAGCTGCCGCATTCGGGATTCAGCCCTTCGCGAGGCCGGCCGACCAGACCTATGCAGCAACGCCCAGGGATGA
- a CDS encoding NAD(P)-dependent oxidoreductase, which produces MKSVAVLGTGLLGEAIAQRCLSQGSTVHAWNRTKERIEPLLALGATEIGDLSEVSNTCETIITVLRDGAVTAKVVAGLGPLHHTTVIPMGTMGVSESKALATQVLRQNGSYLEAPVLGSKPQALSGSLLVMAGGDADVFEQQLDLLKHLSQQPKLVGPVGSGAATKIALNQLIASLTHSFSLSLRLIQHAGVPVETFMEILRPSALYAPTFDKKLERMLGGHYDDPNFSTALLRKDLELFLQETSEAGVQDLGLKGLAELLHKANGTPLDHQDYCALHELTQATT; this is translated from the coding sequence ATGAAGTCTGTGGCGGTTCTCGGTACTGGGCTCCTCGGGGAGGCCATCGCCCAACGATGTTTAAGCCAGGGCTCAACCGTGCACGCTTGGAATAGAACCAAGGAACGAATCGAACCACTACTCGCGCTGGGGGCCACAGAAATCGGAGATCTCTCCGAGGTTTCCAACACATGCGAAACGATCATCACGGTGTTGCGAGACGGTGCAGTGACCGCAAAGGTTGTGGCTGGGCTTGGGCCACTGCACCACACCACCGTGATCCCCATGGGAACGATGGGTGTGAGCGAAAGCAAAGCCCTCGCAACACAAGTTCTGCGACAAAACGGTTCTTATCTCGAAGCACCAGTGCTCGGCAGCAAGCCCCAGGCACTGAGCGGATCCCTCCTGGTGATGGCGGGCGGAGATGCCGACGTCTTTGAGCAGCAGCTCGACCTGTTGAAGCATCTCAGCCAACAACCCAAGCTGGTGGGCCCCGTGGGGAGCGGTGCTGCCACCAAAATCGCCTTGAACCAATTGATCGCAAGCCTCACCCACAGCTTTTCGTTGTCACTCCGTCTGATTCAGCACGCAGGTGTGCCGGTCGAGACGTTCATGGAGATCCTGCGGCCCTCAGCCCTGTACGCACCCACATTCGACAAAAAGCTCGAACGCATGCTGGGAGGTCACTACGACGATCCCAACTTCAGCACTGCATTGCTCCGCAAAGATCTCGAATTATTCCTGCAGGAAACCAGCGAAGCAGGCGTGCAAGACCTTGGCCTGAAAGGACTGGCGGAACTCCTGCACAAAGCCAACGGGACACCACTCGATCACCAGGACTACTGCGCCCTGCATGAGCTGACGCAAGCCACGACATAA